From one Eucalyptus grandis isolate ANBG69807.140 chromosome 9, ASM1654582v1, whole genome shotgun sequence genomic stretch:
- the LOC104418354 gene encoding coumaroyl-CoA:anthocyanidin 3-O-glucoside-6''-O-coumaroyltransferase 1-like has translation MLYSDGDSLSLTVAESSADFAELICNEVRDAALIHPLVPQLPPPRASDGAHLWPLMAIQVTLLPNKGICVGVQFLHVAADGRSFHHFMKSWASIHRFGGDSACVDLDGPSPFYNREVIRDPNGLEPILLKDWWSCVGSIPSPSPSPSEALLTIADKVRATFVLGKTAIDGLKAQVLSQLKNDDDGDSESEPIHLSTFVVTCAFIWVCMIKSKEKEQERHNQLSSKSNKDELCYFCFVADCRDRLEYSIPSTYFGNYLGIYFLSEKRNTLLGESGISHAARAIGRRVKDVEKGGGLREADGWIKDWKVFDNGDLVTVAGSPRLKVYDTDFGWGRPIKSHVVQIDVSGAIALAESRNRDGGMEVGLALTRDCMERFVCLFENGSKSFMSL, from the exons ATGCTCTACTCCGACGGCGACTCTCTCTCCTTGACTGTTGCCGAGTCGTCCGCGGACTTCGCTGAGCTCATCTGCAACGAGGTGCGCGACGCTGCGCTGATACACCCTCTGGTGCCTCAGCTACCACCGCCACGTGCGTCCGACGGCGCACATCTGTGGCCCCTTATGGCAATTCAG GTGACCCTATTGCCAAACAAGGGCATTTGCGTTGGGGTCCAATTCCTCCACGTGGCGGCAGATGGGAGGTCCTTCCACCATTTCATGAAATCATGGGCGTCCATTCACAGGTTCGGAGGAGACTCGGCTTGCGTTGACCTGGACGGCCCAAGTCCTTTCTACAACCGAGAAGTGATCAGAGATCCGAATGGGCTCGAGCCCATATTGTTAAAAGACTGGTGGAGTTGTGTGGGCTCTatcccaagcccaagcccaagcccaagtgaAGCTCTTCTCACTATTGCGGACAAGGTGAGAGCAACGTTTGTCCTGGGAAAAACTGCCATCGACGGGCTAAAAGCGCAGGTCTTAAGCCAACTCAAGAACGACGATGATGGCGACTCAGAGTCGGAGCCAATCCATTTGTCGACTTTTGTAGTGACATGCGCATTCATATGGGTATGCATGATCaaatcgaaagaaaaagaacaggaGCGTCACAATCAATTGTCATCAAAGAGCAACAAAGACGAGCTTTGCTATTTCTGCTTTGTGGCAGATTGTAGGGATCGACTTGAATACTCAATACCCTCGACATACTTTGGGAACTATTTGGGCATATATTTTCTCTCGGAGAAGAGAAATACACTGTTGGGCGAAAGTGGAATTTCACATGCCGCGAGGGCAATAGGGAGGAGAGTCAAGGATGTGGAGAAAGGGGGAGggttgagagaggcagatggATGGATCAAGGATTGGAAAGTATTTGACAATGGGGACTTAGTGACTGTGGCCGGATCGCCGAGACTGAAGGTTTACGACACGGACTTTGGGTGGGGGAGGCCGATAAAGAGCCATGTGGTACAGATCGACGTATCGGGGGCCATTGCTCTTGCAGAGAGTAGAAATAGGGATGGTGGCATGGAGGTCGGGTTGGCATTGACTAGGGATTGCATGGAgaggtttgtttgtttgtttgagaATGGATCCAAATCGTTTATGTCACTTTAG